From a region of the Drosophila ananassae strain 14024-0371.13 chromosome XL, ASM1763931v2, whole genome shotgun sequence genome:
- the LOC6504899 gene encoding uncharacterized protein LOC6504899: MEKKNNGKKNVCFGFRSIHSPEIQRRFEHVPSKVGLYIANLPAPRVLSNSNRSWRQGVVEKMPKIEESPVETSGSSTDAAAPAAPADVAVAPVVATAEPKIEPLKIKVQKATQTIISVSSNGEIIILGDDMETQAPQAQKAEPAPNPVQPPQAEPYTDSEDGDDYESDSTEDYYNLDTSSEGSDDDDDVPNNLYGLLLVTMEVLFN, encoded by the exons ATGGAGAAAAAGAATAATGGGAAAAAGAATGTATGCTTCGGCTTCCGAAGCATACATTCACCGGAAATTCAGCGCCGGTTCGAACACGTACCCAGTAAGGTGGGATTGTATATCGCGAATTTGCCGGCACCACGTGTCCTTTCCAACTCTAACCGATCCTGGCGCCAGGGAGTCGTTGAGAAGATGCCCAAGATAGAGGAATCACCTGTTGAAACTAGTGGCTCCTCCActgatgctgctgctcctgctgctcctgctgatGTGGCCGTCGCCCCCGTCGTCGCCACTGCCGAGCCCAAGATTGAGCCTTTAAAGATAAAAGTGCAG AAAGCAACTCAAACAATTATATCGGTATCCTCCAATGGAGAGATCATAATTTTAGGAGACGACATGGAAACACAGGCTCCACAAGCACAAAAAGCAGAACCAGCCCCCAATCCCGTCCAGCCACCACAGGCGGAACCCTACACTGACTCCGAGGACGGTGATGACTATGAGAGTGATAGTACAGAAGATTATTACAATTTAGACACATCCTCCGAAGGTtccgatgacgatgacgatgtcCCCAACAACTTGTATGGCTTGCTGCTGGTGACCATGGAGGttctatttaattaa